In Aegilops tauschii subsp. strangulata cultivar AL8/78 chromosome 3, Aet v6.0, whole genome shotgun sequence, one genomic interval encodes:
- the LOC109773685 gene encoding pentatricopeptide repeat-containing protein DOT4, chloroplastic, translating into MATPPAASISSHLRAPPPWPPPKSTSQRARVRCGVLAPSGQALEAAAPPRDAEKSPNWPPSSDVNLQIQRLCRSGDLAEALRLLGSDGVDDRSYGAVLQLCSEMRSLEGGKRAHFLVRASGLGVDGMDSVLGQKLVLMYLKCGDLGSARRVFDEMPQVSDVRVWTALMSGYAKAGDLREGVLLFRKMHCCGVRPDAYTISCVLKCIAGLGSIADGEVVHGYLEKLGFGSQCAVGNALMALYSRCGCNEDALRVFEGMPQRDAISWNSVISGCFSNGWHGRAVEHLSEMWFEGLEIDSVTMLSVLPACAELGYELVGRVIHGYSVKTGLLWELESLERGVDENLGSKLVFMYVKCGELGYARKVFDAMSSKSSIHVWNLLMGGYAKVGEFQESLFLFEKMHDSGIAPDEHTVSCLVKCVTSLYSARDGLVVHGYLLKLGFGAQCAVCNAMISFYAKSNMTEDALLVFDGMPHRDVISWNSIISGCTFNGLHSKAIELFVRMWLQGQELDSATLLSVLPACAQLRHWFLGIVVHGYSVKTGLIGETSLANVLLDMYSNCSDWRSTNKIFRNMDQKNVVSWTAIITSYTRAGLFDKVAGLLQEMALEGIRPDTFAITSALHAFAGNESLKEGKSVHAYAIRNGMEKVLPVVNALMEMYAKCGNMEEARLIFDGVMSKDVISWNTLIGGYSRNNLANEAFSLFTEMLLQFRPNAVTMSCILPAAASLSSLERGREMHTYALRRGYLEDDFVANALMDMYVKCGALLLARRLFDRLSSKNLISWTIMVAGYGMHGRGRDAIALFEQMRTSGIMPDAASFSAILYACSHSGLRDEGWRFFDAMCHEHRIEPRLKHYTCMVDLLTNTGNLREAYEFIESMPIEPDSSIWVSLLNGCRIHRDIKLAEEVAERVFELEPENTGYYVLLANIYAEAERWEAVRKLRNKIGGRGLREKSGCSWIEARGRVQVFIAGNRNHPQGERIAEFLDEVARRMQEEGHDPKKRYALMGADDAVNGESLCGHSSKLAVAFGVLNLSEGRPIRVTKNSRVCTHCHEAAKFISKMCSREIILRDSNRFHHFEQGRCSCRGYW; encoded by the coding sequence ATGGCGACGCCTCCGGCAGCCTCCATTTCCAGCCACCTCCGAGctccgccgccatggccgcctccCAAGAGCACCAGCCAGAGAGCGAGGGTTCGGTGTGGCGTCCTCGCGCCGTCCGGCCAAGCCTTGGAGGCAGCCGCTCCTCCGAGGGACGCCGAGAAATCGCCAAACTGGCCCCCGAGCTCCGACGTGAACCTGCAGATTCAGCGGCTGTGTCGGTCGGGCGACTTGGCGGAGGCTTTGAGGTTGCTCGGCTCGGATGGGGTCGATGACCGGAGCTACGGCGCCGTGCTCCAGCTCTGCTCGGAGATGAGGTCGTTGGAGGGTGGGAAGAGAGCCCATTTCCTGGTTCGGGCATCTGGCCTTGGAGTAGATGGAATGGACAGTGTTCTTGGGCAGAAATTGGTGCTGATGTATTTGAAGTGTGGGGACTTGGGGAGTGCAAGAagggtgtttgatgaaatgcctcAAGTAAGTGATGTGCGTGTTTGGACTGCTCTGATGAGCGGTTATGCCAAGGCTGGTGATTTGCGAGAAGGTGTGTTGCTGTTTAGGAAGATGCACTGCTGTGGGGTTCGGCCGGACGCATACACCATTTCCTGCGTCTTGAAGTGCATTGCTGGTTTAGGCAGTATCGCGGATGGTGAGGTAGTTCATGGGTACCTTGAGAAGTTGGGTTTTGGCTCGCAGTGTGCAGTTGGAAATGCATTGATGGCTCTTTACTCAAGGTGTGGCTGTAACGAGGATGCTTTGCGGGTCTTTGAAGGAATGCCTCAGCGGGATGCTATTTCTTGGAATTCTGTGATCAGTGGATGCTTTTCAAATGGATGGCATGGCAGGGCTGTTGAGCATTTAAGCGAAATGTGGTTTGAAGGCCTGGAGATCGATTCTGTGACGATGCTCAGTGTTTTGCCTGCCTGTGCTGAATTAGGCTACGAGCTTGTTGGAAGAGTGATTCATGGGTACTCTGTGAAAACTGGATTACTGTGGGAGCTTGAGTCTTTGGAGAGAGGAGTAGATGAAAATCTGGGATCCAAATTGGTATTCATGTATGTGAAATGTGGTGAATTGGGCTATGCACGAAAGGTATTTGATGCAATGTCATCGAAAAGCAGCATACATGTGTGGAATCTACTGATGGGTGGGTATGCAAAGGTTGGTGAATTTCAAGAAAGCCTATTTCTTTTTGAGAAAATGCATGACAGTGGAATTGCCCCCGATGAGCACACCGTTTCATGCCTTGTAAAGTGCGTCACTAGTTTGTATAGTGCTAGGGATGGCCTAGTGGTTCATGGGTATCTTTTGAAGTTGGGTTTTGGTGCACAGTGTGCAGTTTGCAATGCAATGATATCATTCTATGCGAAATCCAATATGACTGAAGATGCACTCTTGGTATTTGATGGAATGCCTCATCGAGATGTCATTTCTTGGAATTCTATCATCAGTGGCTGCACTTTCAATGGATTACACAGCAAAGCTATTGAGCTATTTGTAAGAATGTGGTTACAAGGACAGGAGTTGGATTCAGCCACATTGTTAAGTGTTCTGCCTGCTTGTGCACAGTTGCGCCATTGGTTTCTAGGGATAGTAGTTCATGGGTATTCTGTGAAAACTGGATTGATCGGCGAGACATCTCTCGCTAACGTTCTTCTTGATATGTACTCAAATTGCTCAGATTGGCGTAGCACCAATAAGATATTCAGAAATATGGATCAGAAAAATGTTGTCTCATGGACAGCAATAATTACGAGTTATACCAGGGCTGGTCTTTTTGACAAAGTGGCTGGGTTACTCCAAGAAATGGCATTAGAAGGTATCAGACCAGATACCTTTGCAATTACCAGTGCTCTTCATGCTTTTGCTGGTAATGAATCGCTGAAAGAGGGCAAATCTGTACATGCATATGCCATCAGAAATGGAATGGAGAAGGTTCTTCCTGTTGTCAATGCGCTAATGGAAATGTATGCGAAATGTGGAAACATGGAGGAAGCAAGGTTGATTTTTGATGGCGTGATGAGTAAGGATGTGATATCATGGAATACACTGATAGGAGGCTACTCCAGGAATAATCTTGCCAATGAAGCGTTCAGTTTGTTCACTGAAATGCTGCTCCAATTCAGACCTAATGCCGTGACCATGAGCTGCATCCTTCCTGCCGCGGCAAGCCTTTCATCCCTGGAGCGAGGCAGAGAGATGCACACCTATGCCTTACGAAGAGGGTACTTGGAAGACGATTTTGTAGCCAACGCCCTCATGGACATGTATGTTAAGTGTGGTGCATTGCTGCTAGCTCGACGGTTGTTTGACAGGTTGAGCAGCAAGAACCTCATCTCATGGACCATCATGGTAGCGGGATATGGCATGCATGGCCGTGGCAGGGATGCCATTGCTCTCTTTGAGCAGATGAGGACCAGTGGCATTATGCCAGATGCAGCCTCGTTCAGTGCCATACTGTATGCTTGCAGCCATTCAGGTCTGAGAGACGAGGGATGGAGATTCTTCGATGCGATGTGTCATGAACACAGAATAGAGCCCAGGCTGAAGCACTACACCTGCATGGTTGACCTACTAACCAACACCGGCAATTTGAGGGAAGCTTACGAGTTCATCGAGTCGATGCCGATCGAGCCAGATTCAAGCATATGGGTCTCATTGCTGAATGGATGCAGAATTCACAGGGATATCAAGCTTGCAGAGGAGGTAGCAGAGAGGGTCTTTGAACTGGAACCTGAAAACACCGGATACTACGTTCTTCTTGCCAACATATATGCTGAAGCTGAGAGATGGGAGGCTGTAAGGAAGCTCAGGAACAAGATCGGCGGCCGAGGACTCCGGGAGAAAAGTGGCTGCAGCTGGATTGAGGCCAGGGGCAGGGTTCAGGTCTTCATCGCGGGCAACCGGAATCATCCGCAGGGGGAGAGGATCGCAGAGTTCCTGGATGAAGTTGCCAGAAGAATGCAGGAAGAAGGCCATGACCCAAAGAAGAGATATGCTCTGATGGGCGCTGACGACGCAGTGAACGGCGAATCACTCTGCGGTCACAGCTCGAAGCTCGCCGTCGCGTTTGGGGTGCTGAATCTGTCGGAAGGGCGCCCGATCCGCGTGACGAAGAACTCAAGGGTTTGCACCCACTGCCACGAGGCCGCCAAGTTCATATCCAAGATGTGCAGCAGAGAGATCATATTGAGGGATTCCAACAGGTTCCATCATTTTGAACAAGGCAGGTGCTCTTGCAGAGGTTACTGGTAA
- the LOC109773710 gene encoding uncharacterized protein, which translates to MGGVLMQHHQISRTPLRKAAFAGSFALQRDVALHRAPRRGSLPCSSSLTVRAEANGSSTSRMAVKKHSKEELMEFFGAIQAAIARDSPKPPGRTRKPSSPADTLEDAGTKMKPHEGLQQDGQPNFEGMTVPELRDLARVRGMRGYSKLKKGELIDRLRGAWSSDN; encoded by the exons ATGGGAGGAGTTCTCATGCAGCATCACCAAATCTCTCGCACTCCTCTGCGAAAAGCGGCCTTCGCCGGATCATTTGCTCTCCAAAGAG ATGTTGCTCTCCATCGCGCTCCACGGCGGGGTTCTCTGCCGTGCTCATCTTCCCTGACGGTCAGAGCAGAAGCCAACGGGTCCTCCACTTCAAGAATGGCGGTCAAGAAGCACAGCAAAGAAGAGCTCATGGAGTTCTTCGGGGCCATCCAGGCCGCCATTGCCAGGGACTCTCCCAAGCCGCCCGGGAGGACGAGGAAGCCGTCGTCGCCGGCTGACACGCTCGAAGATGCCGGCACGAAGATGAAACCACACG AGGGACTGCAGCAAGACGGGCAGCCAAATTTTGAGGGCATGACGGTGCCCGAGCTGAGGGACTTGGCGAGGGTGAGGGGGATGAGAGGTTACTCCAAGCTGAAGAAAGGGGAGCTGATTGATCGTCTGAGAGGTGCTTGGTCGTCTGATAATTAA